One part of the Macaca mulatta isolate MMU2019108-1 chromosome 6, T2T-MMU8v2.0, whole genome shotgun sequence genome encodes these proteins:
- the LOC693750 gene encoding LOW QUALITY PROTEIN: ras-related protein Rap-1b (The sequence of the model RefSeq protein was modified relative to this genomic sequence to represent the inferred CDS: deleted 2 bases in 1 codon; substituted 2 bases at 2 genomic stop codons), with product MREYKLVVLASGGVGKSALTVQFVQGICVEKYDPTIEDSYRKQVEADAQQCMLEILDTAGREQFTAMRDLYMKNGQGFALVYSVTAQSTFNDLXDLREQILRVKDTDDVPMILVGNKCDLEDERVVAKEQGQNLARXWNNCAFLQSSAKSKGNVNEIFYDLVRQINRKPPVPGKTCKKSSCQLL from the exons ATGCGTGAGTATAAGCTAGTCGTTCTTGCCTCAGGAGGCGTTGGAAAGTCTGCTTTGACTGTACAATTTGTTCAAGGAATTTGTGTAGAAAAATATGATCCTACGATAGAAGATTCTTATAGAAAGCAAGTTGAAGCAGATGCACAACAGTGTATGCTTGAAATCTTGGATACTGCAGGAAGGGAACAATTTACAGCAATGAGGGATTTGTACATGAAAAATGGACAAGGATTTGCATTAGTTTATTCCGTCACAGCACAGTCCACTTTTAACGATTTGTAAGACCTG AGAGAACAGATTCTTCGAGTTAAAGACACTGATGATGTTCCAATGATTCTTGTTGGTAATAAGTGTGACTTGGAAGATGAAAGAGTTGTAGCGAAGGAACAAGGTCAAAATCTAGCAAGATAATGGAACAACTGTGCATTCTTACAATCTTCTgcaaaatcaaaaggaaatgttAATGAGATCTTTTATGACCTAGTGCGGCAAATTAACAGAAAACCTCCAGTGCCTGGGAAGACTTGCAAAAAGTCATCATGTCAGCTGCTTTAA